The following are from one region of the Rosettibacter firmus genome:
- the rfbC gene encoding dTDP-4-dehydrorhamnose 3,5-epimerase — protein sequence MLVEKTFIDGLLIIKPDVYFDERGFFFESFNQKRYFEAGIDFNFVQDNISKSKKGTIRGLHYQVGDFAQGKLCYVIAGKVLDVAVDIRFGSPTFGKYFSCELSEENKIQLWIPPGFAHGFSVLSDDTIFYYKCTALYSKEHERSILFNDEHLNIDWKVENPIVSKKDLAAKRFKDIDKDFFY from the coding sequence TTGTTAGTTGAGAAAACTTTTATAGATGGTTTATTAATTATTAAGCCCGATGTCTATTTTGACGAAAGAGGATTTTTTTTCGAATCATTTAATCAAAAAAGATATTTTGAAGCAGGCATTGATTTTAATTTTGTTCAGGATAATATTTCAAAATCAAAAAAAGGAACAATCAGAGGGTTACATTATCAGGTAGGGGATTTTGCACAGGGGAAACTCTGTTATGTTATTGCAGGTAAAGTTCTTGATGTAGCAGTTGATATTCGTTTTGGTTCACCAACTTTCGGGAAATATTTTTCCTGTGAACTTAGTGAAGAAAATAAAATTCAATTATGGATACCACCAGGCTTTGCACATGGTTTTTCTGTTTTGTCTGATGATACAATTTTTTATTACAAATGTACAGCACTTTATAGCAAAGAACATGAAAGAAGTATCTTATTTAACGATGAACATTTAAATATTGATTGGAAAGTTGAAAATCCTATAGTTTCTAAGAAAGACTTAGCAGCTAAAAGATTTAAAGATATAGACAAAGATTTTTTTTATTGA
- the galE gene encoding UDP-glucose 4-epimerase GalE: MKILVTGGAGYIGSHFVKFLYENNYEPIVIDNLFRGHKEAIPTNIPLEIVDLLDYEKLLTVIKKHKPEAVVHFAALAYVGESVENPQLYYLNNVVGSYNLIRAVTESDIKKFVFSSTCSIYGNPLIIPISEKESSKPINPYANTKLIIETMLKDFDNAYGLKFVALRYFNAAGAHQDGEIGESHNPETHLIPLVLYTAMGKRDKLFVYGNDYDTQDGTCIRDYIHVMDLADAHLKALQYLNDGNDSTIINLGTGKGNSVLEIIKKSEQITGRKIPYEITGRRAGDPAILVADNKKAKEVLAWSPKYSIEEIIESAWKWHLNQKY; encoded by the coding sequence ATGAAAATACTTGTTACAGGCGGTGCAGGTTATATTGGTTCTCATTTCGTAAAATTTCTATATGAAAATAATTATGAACCAATAGTTATCGATAATTTATTTCGAGGGCACAAAGAAGCTATACCTACAAATATTCCACTTGAGATTGTGGATTTATTAGACTACGAAAAATTATTAACAGTAATTAAAAAACATAAACCAGAAGCAGTTGTTCATTTTGCTGCTTTAGCGTATGTTGGTGAATCAGTAGAAAATCCACAACTTTATTATTTAAATAATGTTGTTGGAAGTTATAATCTGATAAGAGCTGTGACAGAATCTGACATAAAAAAATTTGTTTTTTCATCTACATGTTCTATTTATGGAAATCCATTAATTATTCCAATTTCAGAAAAAGAATCTTCAAAACCAATTAATCCATATGCTAACACAAAATTGATAATAGAAACAATGCTAAAAGATTTTGATAATGCATATGGACTTAAATTTGTTGCTCTAAGATATTTTAATGCTGCAGGAGCTCATCAAGATGGTGAAATAGGAGAGAGTCATAATCCTGAAACACATTTAATCCCGCTTGTTCTTTACACTGCAATGGGAAAAAGAGATAAATTATTTGTATATGGAAATGATTATGATACTCAAGATGGTACATGCATAAGAGATTATATTCATGTGATGGATCTTGCAGATGCACACTTAAAAGCATTACAGTATTTAAATGATGGAAATGATTCAACAATAATTAATCTTGGAACAGGTAAAGGAAATTCTGTACTTGAGATAATTAAAAAATCAGAACAAATAACCGGTCGAAAAATTCCTTATGAAATTACAGGTAGACGAGCTGGAGATCCAGCAATACTTGTTGCTGATAATAAAAAAGCTAAAGAAGTACTGGCATGGTCTCCCAAGTATTCAATTGAAGAAATTATTGAGTCTGCCTGGAAATGGCATCTTAATCAAAAGTATTAA
- a CDS encoding nucleoside-triphosphatase has translation MKNKIYIITGLSKTGKTTRLMNWALNQKSIDGILQPVVDGKRCFYHISSRTLMLLGSDDDFNTIKVGKYKFNQEAFKWANEKLINTSDKNYEWLVIDEIGLLELQGKGLDKSIKIILKNSTSMNLIFVIRESLLNKALQHYNIKDYQILEL, from the coding sequence ATGAAGAACAAGATTTATATCATAACTGGATTGAGTAAAACTGGTAAAACAACTCGACTGATGAATTGGGCTTTAAATCAAAAAAGCATTGATGGAATTTTACAGCCTGTGGTAGATGGTAAGAGATGTTTTTATCATATATCTTCCAGAACTTTAATGTTACTTGGAAGTGATGATGATTTCAATACTATTAAAGTTGGAAAATATAAATTCAATCAAGAAGCATTTAAATGGGCAAATGAAAAACTTATAAACACATCAGATAAAAATTATGAGTGGTTAGTGATTGACGAAATTGGATTACTTGAGCTGCAAGGGAAAGGACTGGATAAATCAATAAAAATCATTTTGAAGAATTCTACTTCGATGAATTTAATTTTTGTTATAAGAGAATCCTTATTAAACAAAGCTTTACAACACTACAATATAAAAGATTACCAAATTTTAGAACTATAA
- a CDS encoding carboxymuconolactone decarboxylase family protein, whose translation MAKLSKRFEKFLKEFPEIAGAYENFGSVYNSHLNKKTKIPIKLAISAGARIEDTNHARVYKASKAKIKKENIEFTIIDTLQLVFPATITKLS comes from the coding sequence ATGGCTAAACTCTCAAAACGGTTTGAAAAATTTTTAAAAGAATTTCCTGAAATTGCTGGTGCTTATGAAAACTTTGGTAGTGTTTATAACTCGCATCTAAACAAGAAAACTAAAATCCCGATTAAACTTGCAATTTCAGCTGGTGCAAGAATAGAAGATACAAATCATGCTCGAGTTTATAAAGCTTCTAAAGCCAAAATTAAAAAAGAAAATATCGAGTTTACAATTATTGATACACTACAATTGGTTTTTCCAGCTACAATTACAAAACTTAGTTGA
- the bshA gene encoding N-acetyl-alpha-D-glucosaminyl L-malate synthase BshA, with amino-acid sequence MRIGITCYPTYGGSGVVATELGLALASMGHQVHFISYAMPQRLNRFVENIFFHEVEIASYPLFEHSLYGLSLTSKMLEVIEYEKLDLMHVHYAIPHAVSAYLAKQIRKKTNKDIKFITTLHGTDITLMGLEPSFMPLVKFSIEESDGVTAVSRFLKEKTLTNFNVNRDIEVIYNFIDTEKFKPLDDKPYHEKFATHGEKILVHTSNFRAVKRVPDTIRILQKVKKEVPAKLVLIGDGPDRSECERLTRELDLQKDVIFLGKQDALPEILNAADIFLMPSQSESFGLSALEAMACGIPVVSSSVGGLPELIIHNETGYIAEIGDIDRMAKYVIDLLTNEKKYKIFSKNSRERAVKYFDKNIIVPKYIEYYERILNTP; translated from the coding sequence ATGAGAATCGGAATAACATGCTATCCAACTTATGGTGGAAGTGGAGTTGTTGCAACTGAGTTAGGATTAGCACTTGCCTCAATGGGGCATCAGGTGCACTTTATTAGTTATGCTATGCCACAAAGGTTAAATCGTTTTGTAGAAAATATATTTTTCCACGAAGTTGAAATTGCAAGTTATCCATTATTCGAACATTCTCTCTATGGACTTTCTCTTACCAGTAAAATGCTGGAAGTAATTGAATATGAAAAACTTGATTTAATGCATGTTCATTATGCAATACCGCATGCAGTAAGTGCATATCTTGCAAAACAAATTCGTAAAAAAACAAATAAAGACATAAAATTTATTACAACACTTCATGGAACTGATATAACATTAATGGGTTTAGAACCTTCTTTTATGCCACTTGTAAAATTTAGTATTGAAGAAAGTGATGGTGTTACAGCTGTATCAAGATTTTTGAAGGAAAAAACTCTAACAAATTTTAATGTCAATAGAGATATCGAAGTAATTTACAATTTTATTGACACAGAAAAATTCAAGCCATTAGATGATAAACCTTATCACGAAAAATTTGCAACTCATGGCGAAAAAATTCTGGTACATACATCAAATTTCAGAGCAGTTAAAAGAGTTCCCGATACAATAAGAATTCTTCAAAAGGTTAAAAAAGAAGTACCTGCAAAATTAGTTCTTATTGGTGATGGACCTGATAGATCTGAATGTGAAAGACTTACAAGAGAATTAGATTTACAAAAAGATGTAATTTTTCTTGGCAAGCAAGATGCACTACCAGAAATATTAAATGCAGCAGATATTTTTTTAATGCCTTCACAGTCAGAAAGTTTTGGCTTATCAGCACTCGAAGCAATGGCATGTGGAATTCCAGTTGTCAGTTCTTCTGTTGGTGGTTTACCCGAATTAATAATTCATAACGAAACTGGTTATATAGCAGAAATTGGTGATATCGATAGAATGGCAAAGTATGTAATTGATTTATTAACTAATGAAAAGAAATACAAAATATTCTCTAAAAATTCACGTGAAAGAGCAGTAAAATATTTCGACAAAAATATAATTGTGCCAAAGTATATTGAGTATTATGAACGAATTTTAAATACCCCTTAA
- a CDS encoding UDP-glucose dehydrogenase family protein, which translates to MELAVIGTGYVGLVSGTCFAEMGNRVICVDNNKEKLEKLNKRIVPIYEPGLEILFHRNIDKQRLIFTDDLKKAVLESEIIFLCLPTPQDDDGSADLKYVFGVAEEIGKILQEAKTDEFKIIVNKSTVPVGTSKEITKILQKYDIKNFEVVSNPEFLREGFAVEDFMKPDRIVIGARSKKVFEKLHELYEPFVRQGNPIYDMDPESAEVTKYAANSYLAMRITYMNEIANFCESVGANVDMVRKAMGADTRIGKRFLFPGIGYGGSCFPKDVKALIKTSEESGSPIKILKVVDEVNNSQKLILVKKILQHFNNDIKGKIFAVWGLAFKPNTDDMREAPSITIIKKLVELGAKVKGYDPAAKENAKYYLGEIFEYVDEQYEALKDADALLILTEWNEFRNPDYDKIKSLLKSKLIFDGRNIFDLHKMEELGFIYYSIGRKTIGL; encoded by the coding sequence ATGGAATTAGCAGTAATTGGAACAGGTTATGTTGGATTGGTAAGTGGAACTTGTTTTGCAGAAATGGGGAATAGAGTAATTTGTGTTGATAACAACAAAGAAAAACTTGAGAAGCTTAACAAAAGAATTGTCCCAATTTATGAACCTGGATTAGAAATTTTATTTCATCGTAATATCGATAAGCAAAGATTGATTTTTACAGATGATTTGAAAAAAGCCGTTCTGGAATCCGAGATTATTTTTTTGTGCTTGCCCACACCACAAGATGATGATGGTTCAGCAGATTTGAAATATGTATTTGGTGTAGCAGAAGAAATTGGCAAAATTTTGCAGGAAGCAAAAACTGATGAGTTTAAGATTATCGTGAATAAAAGCACAGTGCCAGTTGGTACTTCTAAAGAAATAACAAAAATTTTACAAAAATATGATATTAAAAATTTTGAAGTAGTTTCTAATCCTGAATTTTTAAGAGAAGGATTTGCTGTAGAAGATTTTATGAAGCCAGATAGAATTGTAATTGGAGCAAGAAGTAAAAAAGTTTTTGAAAAACTTCATGAACTTTATGAACCATTTGTTCGTCAGGGAAATCCAATTTATGATATGGACCCAGAGAGTGCTGAAGTAACAAAGTATGCAGCAAATTCATATTTAGCAATGCGTATAACTTATATGAACGAGATAGCTAATTTTTGTGAATCTGTTGGAGCTAATGTAGATATGGTTCGTAAAGCAATGGGGGCTGACACAAGAATTGGAAAAAGATTTTTGTTTCCTGGTATTGGTTATGGTGGCTCTTGTTTTCCTAAAGATGTAAAAGCATTGATTAAAACTTCAGAAGAATCTGGTTCGCCAATAAAAATTCTTAAAGTTGTTGATGAAGTTAATAACTCTCAAAAATTAATTCTCGTGAAAAAAATTCTTCAACATTTTAATAATGATATAAAAGGAAAAATATTTGCTGTGTGGGGATTAGCATTCAAGCCTAATACAGATGATATGCGAGAAGCTCCATCGATTACAATTATTAAAAAATTAGTTGAGCTTGGTGCAAAAGTTAAAGGTTACGACCCGGCAGCAAAAGAAAATGCAAAATATTATCTCGGTGAAATTTTTGAATATGTTGATGAACAATACGAAGCCTTAAAAGATGCTGATGCACTTTTAATATTGACTGAATGGAATGAATTTCGTAATCCAGATTATGATAAAATTAAATCTTTATTAAAATCAAAACTGATTTTTGATGGCAGAAATATATTCGACCTTCATAAAATGGAAGAACTTGGTTTTATTTATTATAGCATTGGTAGAAAAACAATAGGCTTATAA